In a genomic window of Hyphomonas sp.:
- a CDS encoding MarR family winged helix-turn-helix transcriptional regulator, translating to MTAHSSRFYHALQIAAHRLQKQADQAVSGAAGISTAQSAVLAVIARSPGMRQNEVARTLGLNESAITVMVTRLKKLGLVARTRSQEDSRAWELSLTDAGTATLAAIEAPFGEINDLIDGALGERVDEMAALLHALSDRLARA from the coding sequence ATGACTGCACATTCCAGCCGATTCTATCACGCGCTCCAGATCGCCGCCCACCGCCTGCAGAAACAGGCCGACCAGGCCGTGTCTGGCGCCGCCGGCATTTCCACCGCCCAGTCTGCCGTTCTGGCCGTCATCGCGCGCTCGCCCGGCATGCGCCAGAACGAGGTGGCCCGCACGCTCGGCCTGAACGAATCCGCCATCACGGTCATGGTCACGCGGCTGAAAAAGCTCGGCCTGGTTGCCCGCACCCGCAGCCAGGAGGATTCCCGCGCCTGGGAATTGTCGCTGACAGATGCCGGCACGGCCACGCTCGCCGCCATCGAGGCGCCGTTCGGCGAGATCAACGACCTGATTGACGGGGCGCTGGGCGAGCGGGTCGACGAAATGGCCGCCCTTCTGCATGCCCTG